CGTGAGGGCTGTGGTGGCCCTTAAAAGGGCCTTTGTGGTGGCATGGGGGGCCGGCTGCGACGCGGGCTCCCCTCAGTACTCCTGAGAGGCCTGGGTGGCCTTCTTGCCGCCCGCCGGCGCCTTCGGCCCCACGGTGGCGCTGGTTTTCTTGGGCAGCAGCACGGCCTGGATGTTGGGCAGGACGCCTCCCTGGGCGATCGTCACGCCGCCCAGCAGCTTGTTGAGCTCCTCGTCGTTGCGGATGGCCAGCTGCAGGTGGCGGGGGATGATCCGCGTCTTCTTGTTGTCGCGGGCCGCGTTGCCCGCCAGCTCCAGGATCTCCGCGGTGAGGTACTCCAGCACGGCCGCCAGGTACACAGGCGCGCCGGCGCCAACCCGTTCGGCGTAGTGGCCCTTCCGCAGCAGCCGGTGCACGCGGCCCACTGGAAACTGGAGGCCGGCGCGCGACGAGCGCGATTTGGCC
This genomic stretch from Lynx canadensis isolate LIC74 chromosome D1, mLynCan4.pri.v2, whole genome shotgun sequence harbors:
- the LOC115525398 gene encoding histone H2AX — encoded protein: MSGRGKTGGKARAKAKSRSSRAGLQFPVGRVHRLLRKGHYAERVGAGAPVYLAAVLEYLTAEILELAGNAARDNKKTRIIPRHLQLAIRNDEELNKLLGGVTIAQGGVLPNIQAVLLPKKTSATVGPKAPAGGKKATQASQEY